The Candidatus Methanoperedens sp. genome includes a region encoding these proteins:
- a CDS encoding MMPL family transporter encodes MTNKIIESYSGLITRFPVLVLIIMLVVSVFAIHMAGTIQTKKSDTKSMIPQNVEAISTLNSIENEFGSTNIVSFAIEIDPSYKGSNEVRDVRDPRVILYMDQLSMLALHTDNVIDVTSSASVLRGVNGGRLPQSTRDIQELTNKNGLLDRYISKDYTMALVTIRTTDDVDLSKLEPEFEKILIEVPKPPGITASLGGSVMESQKMQQAIAPDMAKTSTYSLVGILIIVLVLFRSIKYGFTPMTTIIFGTLWTMGYVGLIGMGLSSTTSGVTSMIMGIGIDFGIQLVTRYRLELQNLPTLKEHHPHLKLGHREAMEVTLNNVITPMLTTTLAALIGFQAMSLGRLTFLGDMGKMMSYGVAASMIAAITIVPAIILIIDTMNIKNTYEKLMNKFEVRI; translated from the coding sequence ATGACAAATAAAATAATCGAATCATATTCGGGATTAATCACAAGATTCCCCGTCTTGGTTCTGATAATCATGCTTGTGGTATCGGTATTTGCTATCCATATGGCAGGCACAATCCAGACAAAGAAATCCGATACCAAGTCAATGATTCCGCAGAACGTGGAAGCCATAAGCACCCTGAACAGCATCGAGAACGAATTCGGAAGCACGAATATAGTCTCCTTTGCAATTGAAATTGACCCTTCATATAAAGGGTCGAATGAGGTGCGGGATGTTAGAGACCCGAGGGTGATACTGTATATGGATCAGCTCTCAATGCTGGCTCTCCATACTGATAACGTGATAGATGTCACAAGCTCTGCCTCGGTTCTGAGAGGCGTCAATGGCGGGCGGCTGCCTCAATCAACCAGGGATATACAGGAGCTTACAAATAAGAACGGGCTTCTTGATAGGTATATCAGCAAGGATTATACCATGGCTCTAGTCACCATTCGCACCACTGATGATGTGGACCTTTCCAAACTCGAGCCCGAATTTGAGAAAATACTTATTGAAGTTCCCAAACCGCCCGGAATTACGGCAAGCCTCGGAGGGAGCGTGATGGAAAGCCAGAAAATGCAGCAGGCTATCGCGCCCGATATGGCAAAAACCTCGACCTATTCGCTTGTAGGTATCCTGATAATCGTGCTGGTTCTCTTCCGTTCGATAAAATACGGCTTCACTCCTATGACCACCATAATATTCGGAACCCTGTGGACTATGGGCTATGTCGGGCTTATAGGAATGGGACTGAGTTCCACGACATCGGGTGTCACATCCATGATAATGGGCATCGGTATAGATTTCGGGATACAGCTTGTTACAAGGTACAGGCTTGAACTGCAAAACCTGCCCACGTTGAAGGAGCATCACCCGCATCTCAAGCTTGGACACAGGGAAGCAATGGAAGTGACACTTAACAATGTGATAACCCCCATGTTGACCACGACGCTTGCAGCCCTGATAGGTTTCCAGGCTATGTCCCTGGGGAGATTGACTTTCCTGGGTGACATGGGAAAAATGATGAGCTATGGGGTTGCTGCAAGCATGATCGCAGCTATAACCATAGTGCCTGCAATTATTCTAATAATCGATACAATGAATATAAAAAATACATATGAAAAATTAATGAACAAATTTGAGGTAAGAATATGA